One genomic segment of Nonomuraea coxensis DSM 45129 includes these proteins:
- a CDS encoding AraC family transcriptional regulator → MPEIRHLAEAPTGRRPLAPGGGIDAHRHDTHQIVYACRGVLSVTTDAGVWVAPANRAIWVPAGTVHEHRAHGDTDLRLIGLTGDPLALGRPAVLAVGPLLRELIIAYTGDPGDLGDGERERLLGVLLDRLRRAPEQPFHLPAPTDPRLATVCAALERDPADRRTLAALAAGAGTSERTLARLFRNELGMSFPQWRTQLRLHRALLLLADGLPVTAVAHRCGWASASAFIDAFRRALGYTPGRAFTM, encoded by the coding sequence ATGCCGGAGATCCGCCACCTCGCCGAGGCGCCCACCGGACGGCGCCCGCTCGCGCCCGGCGGCGGCATCGACGCCCACCGCCACGACACCCACCAGATCGTGTACGCCTGCCGCGGCGTCCTGTCCGTCACCACCGACGCCGGCGTCTGGGTGGCGCCCGCCAACCGCGCGATCTGGGTGCCCGCAGGGACCGTCCACGAGCACCGCGCGCACGGCGACACCGACCTGCGCCTCATCGGCCTCACCGGCGACCCGCTCGCCCTCGGCCGCCCCGCCGTCCTCGCCGTCGGCCCCCTGCTCCGCGAGCTGATCATCGCCTACACCGGCGACCCCGGCGACCTCGGTGACGGGGAGCGGGAGCGGTTGCTGGGGGTGCTGCTGGACCGGCTGCGGCGGGCGCCCGAGCAGCCGTTCCATCTGCCCGCGCCCACCGACCCCCGCCTCGCCACCGTCTGCGCCGCGCTGGAGCGGGACCCCGCCGACCGCAGGACGCTGGCCGCGCTGGCCGCCGGGGCGGGCACGAGCGAGCGCACCCTCGCCCGGCTGTTCAGGAACGAGCTCGGCATGAGCTTCCCCCAGTGGCGCACCCAGCTCCGCCTGCACCGCGCGCTCCTGCTCCTGGCCGACGGGCTGCCGGTGACCGCCGTCGCGCACCGCTGCGGGTGGGCGTCGGCGAGCGCGTTCATCGACGCGTTCCGGCGCGCCCTGGGGTACACCCCCGGCCGCGCCTTTACAATGTAG
- a CDS encoding MFS transporter, producing MNRVPMLAAGHAAVDLYQGAVPALVPFLVLERGYGYVAVSGVVLAATLLSSVVQPLFGLLTDRWRMPWLIPVSMVVAGAGVAAGGVAGSYVLTCLAVALSGLGVAAYHPESARLARIASAGSHVRMSWFSLGGTLGFAAAPVLVTPLLAAWGLGASPLLAVPAVAGALVTLPAVRALTGGGGGTRREGARAVRGRDDWRSFTRLTLVIVFRSVVYVGLSTFVALYVGGGAAGAVALFVLFAGGAAGTVLGGRLAARWGRVRTMRLAYAAAVPAVAGVVLAPGPAVYVFVAASSIALYVPFSLHVTLGQDLLPNRVGTAGGVTLGLAVSVGGLTSPLVGAVAEASSLRVALACLVVFPVLAWLLARTLEEPVGA from the coding sequence GTGAACAGGGTCCCCATGCTGGCCGCCGGGCACGCGGCCGTCGATCTCTACCAGGGCGCGGTGCCCGCCCTGGTGCCCTTCCTCGTGCTTGAACGCGGGTACGGCTACGTCGCGGTGTCGGGGGTGGTGCTGGCGGCGACGTTGCTGTCGTCGGTCGTGCAGCCGCTGTTCGGACTGCTGACGGACCGGTGGCGGATGCCGTGGCTGATCCCGGTGAGCATGGTGGTGGCCGGGGCGGGGGTGGCCGCGGGCGGCGTGGCCGGTTCGTACGTCCTGACCTGCCTGGCGGTGGCGCTGTCCGGGCTGGGGGTGGCGGCCTACCATCCGGAGTCGGCGCGGCTGGCGCGGATCGCGAGCGCGGGCAGCCATGTGCGGATGAGCTGGTTCTCGCTGGGCGGGACGCTGGGCTTCGCGGCGGCTCCGGTGCTGGTGACGCCGTTGCTGGCGGCGTGGGGGCTGGGCGCGTCGCCGCTGCTGGCGGTGCCGGCCGTGGCGGGGGCGCTGGTGACGTTGCCCGCGGTGCGGGCGCTGACGGGCGGCGGCGGCGGGACGCGGCGGGAAGGGGCGCGGGCCGTGCGCGGGCGGGACGACTGGCGCTCGTTCACGCGGCTGACGCTGGTGATCGTGTTCCGGTCGGTGGTGTACGTGGGCCTGAGCACGTTCGTCGCCCTGTACGTGGGGGGCGGGGCGGCGGGGGCGGTGGCGCTGTTCGTGCTGTTCGCGGGCGGCGCGGCGGGGACGGTGCTGGGCGGGCGGCTGGCGGCCCGCTGGGGGCGGGTGCGGACGATGCGGCTGGCGTACGCGGCGGCGGTCCCGGCGGTCGCGGGCGTGGTGCTCGCGCCGGGACCGGCCGTGTACGTCTTCGTGGCCGCCTCCTCGATCGCCCTGTATGTCCCGTTCTCCCTGCATGTCACGCTGGGCCAGGATCTGCTGCCGAACCGGGTGGGCACGGCGGGCGGCGTGACGCTGGGGCTCGCGGTGAGCGTGGGCGGGCTGACCAGCCCGCTGGTCGGCGCGGTCGCGGAGGCGTCCTCGCTGCGGGTGGCGCTGGCCTGCCTGGTGGTGTTCCCGGTCCTGGCGTGGCTGCTGGCGCGCACGCTGGAGGAGCCGGTGGGCGCGTGA
- a CDS encoding trypsin-like peptidase domain-containing protein yields MTLVTTLSTTPAALGGLAVPLPAAADRAPHTAVAGTQVRGGAESSPLMRPGRAVRYWTPTKQARAKAADLPATRPPLAPASARRLLSVPDDKRLTPGGDANGYARVRRPYTGAGRSRVTGRLFFVNSGGRGDSCSASVVRSASGLLVVTAAHCVYSVPEGAERGKWHTNFAFVPAYDGRAAGERQREPYGRWGGRRAWKPDGYTGLAGGDWNSVYDVALIEVGRRERTLQEAVGAFTPVRSQGGRHTVITAGYPGVLGRKPYDGRDQLWCLARTRPARALAAVNAAAGPATQPATEPATEPATEPAIEPADDPATGPAGKLETYNCHLSKGHSGGPWVLRGTRDLVGVLSAGTEDGESDGYSVANALNVESYGAIVKKADPRGVYDALSITATGPAVPVRRGQTATVTATVTMGGLMGATEVPVTLRVPEGATLAAVTGAACARTAQQATCAIGAVRPGDPVQLTVRVRLAADAPRQVPVTAHVAATRLDPSPRDNTAVARLPVGD; encoded by the coding sequence ATGACACTGGTCACGACGCTGTCCACGACGCCCGCCGCGCTGGGCGGCCTCGCCGTCCCGCTGCCCGCCGCGGCCGACCGCGCGCCGCACACCGCCGTGGCCGGCACGCAGGTCCGCGGCGGCGCGGAGTCGTCCCCCCTCATGCGCCCCGGCCGGGCCGTCCGCTACTGGACGCCCACCAAGCAGGCCAGGGCCAAGGCCGCCGACCTGCCCGCCACCCGGCCGCCCCTGGCCCCCGCCTCCGCCCGCCGCCTGCTCAGCGTGCCCGACGACAAACGCCTCACGCCCGGCGGCGACGCCAACGGCTACGCCCGCGTCCGCCGGCCGTACACCGGGGCCGGGCGCAGCCGCGTCACCGGCCGGCTGTTCTTCGTCAACTCCGGCGGGCGCGGCGACTCCTGCAGCGCGAGCGTCGTCCGCTCGGCGTCCGGGCTGCTCGTCGTGACCGCCGCCCACTGCGTCTACAGCGTCCCCGAAGGGGCCGAGCGCGGGAAGTGGCACACCAACTTCGCCTTCGTCCCCGCCTACGACGGGCGCGCCGCCGGCGAACGGCAGCGCGAGCCGTACGGACGCTGGGGCGGCCGCCGCGCCTGGAAACCCGACGGCTACACCGGCCTGGCCGGCGGCGACTGGAACTCCGTCTACGACGTCGCCCTCATCGAGGTCGGCCGGCGCGAGCGCACCCTCCAGGAGGCCGTCGGCGCCTTCACCCCCGTCCGCAGCCAGGGCGGCCGGCACACCGTCATCACCGCCGGCTACCCCGGCGTCCTCGGCAGGAAGCCCTACGACGGCAGGGACCAGCTCTGGTGCCTGGCCCGCACCCGCCCGGCCCGCGCCCTCGCCGCCGTCAACGCCGCCGCCGGCCCGGCCACCCAGCCCGCCACCGAGCCCGCCACCGAGCCCGCCACCGAGCCCGCCATCGAGCCCGCCGACGACCCCGCCACCGGCCCGGCCGGCAAGCTGGAGACGTACAACTGCCACCTGTCCAAGGGCCACAGCGGCGGCCCCTGGGTGCTCCGGGGCACCCGCGACCTCGTCGGCGTGCTGTCGGCCGGCACCGAGGACGGCGAGTCCGACGGCTACTCCGTCGCCAACGCGCTCAACGTCGAGAGCTACGGCGCCATCGTCAAGAAGGCCGACCCGCGCGGCGTCTACGACGCCCTGTCCATCACCGCCACCGGCCCCGCCGTCCCCGTGCGGCGCGGCCAGACCGCCACCGTCACCGCCACCGTCACCATGGGCGGCCTCATGGGCGCCACCGAGGTGCCCGTCACGCTGCGCGTCCCCGAGGGCGCCACACTCGCCGCCGTCACCGGCGCCGCCTGCGCCCGCACCGCCCAGCAGGCCACCTGCGCGATCGGCGCCGTACGGCCCGGCGACCCGGTCCAGCTCACCGTCCGCGTACGCCTCGCCGCCGACGCGCCGCGCCAGGTGCCGGTCACCGCGCACGTCGCCGCCACCCGCCTCGACCCGTCGCCGCGCGACAACACCGCGGTGGCCCGCCTCCCGGTCGGGGACTGA
- the ligD gene encoding non-homologous end-joining DNA ligase: protein MVRLPAYAPMLAQLGALTSVQGEDWAVEMKWDGVRALAYVEDGTVRLVSRNGRDITPAYPELQLMAGATKGRPAVLDGEIVAFDEAGRPSFGALQPRMHQRNPAAVAELARAVPVTFMAFDILHLDETPTIALPYTERRELLEGALTPGFRWQVPVWFPDHAERALDSSRRLGLEGVVCKRLSSPYRPGRRSAEWTKIKNVSAVEVVIGGWRPGGGRRSGTIGSLLLGAHDERGRLLYVGHVGTGFTQAMLADLHQRLAPLERPDSPFAEPVPREHARDARWAEPLLVGEVQYAEVTGDGLLRHPSWRGLRPDRSPADALTSELLPRRGDAAAG from the coding sequence ATGGTGCGGCTGCCGGCCTACGCGCCGATGCTCGCCCAGCTCGGCGCCCTGACCTCCGTCCAGGGCGAGGACTGGGCCGTCGAGATGAAATGGGACGGCGTGCGCGCCCTCGCGTACGTCGAGGACGGCACCGTCCGCCTGGTGTCACGCAACGGCAGGGACATCACCCCCGCCTACCCCGAGCTCCAGCTCATGGCCGGCGCCACGAAAGGCCGCCCCGCCGTGCTCGACGGCGAGATCGTCGCCTTCGACGAGGCCGGCCGCCCCAGCTTCGGCGCGCTCCAGCCGCGCATGCACCAGCGCAACCCGGCCGCCGTCGCCGAGCTGGCGAGGGCCGTGCCGGTGACGTTCATGGCCTTCGACATCCTGCACCTGGACGAGACGCCCACCATCGCACTGCCCTACACCGAGCGGCGGGAGCTGCTCGAAGGCGCGCTCACGCCCGGGTTCCGCTGGCAGGTGCCCGTCTGGTTCCCCGACCACGCCGAGCGCGCCCTCGACTCCTCCCGGCGGCTCGGACTCGAAGGGGTGGTGTGCAAGCGGCTGAGCTCGCCGTACCGGCCGGGCCGGCGCAGCGCGGAATGGACCAAGATCAAGAACGTCAGCGCCGTCGAGGTCGTCATCGGCGGCTGGCGGCCCGGCGGCGGCCGCCGCTCCGGCACGATCGGCTCGCTGCTGCTCGGCGCGCACGACGAACGCGGCCGGCTGCTCTACGTCGGCCACGTCGGCACCGGCTTCACCCAGGCCATGCTCGCCGACCTGCACCAGCGGCTCGCCCCCCTGGAGCGGCCGGACTCGCCGTTCGCCGAACCCGTGCCGCGCGAGCACGCCCGCGACGCCCGCTGGGCCGAGCCCCTCCTGGTCGGCGAGGTCCAGTACGCCGAGGTCACCGGCGACGGGCTGCTGCGCCACCCGTCCTGGCGCGGCCTGCGCCCCGACCGCTCCCCCGCCGACGCCCTCACCTCCGAGCTGCTTCCGCGCCGCGGCGACGCCGCCGCCGGCTGA
- the hisD gene encoding histidinol dehydrogenase, protein MISRIDMRGSLPANLRDVLPRAELDVEAALEKVRPICDDVRHRGVAAVRELTARFDGVEIATTRVPAEEIERALAELDPRVRAALEESIRRTRLVHRDQRRADVTTQVVPGGTVTERWVPVDRVGLYVPGGRAVYPSSVVMNVVPAQEAGVTSLAVTSPAQKEFGGLPHPTILAACALLGVEEVYNVGGAQAVAMFAYGTEECAPATLVTGPGNIYVAAAKRLLKGRIGIDSEAGPTEIAILADETADPVHVAADLISQAEHDTIAAAVLVTTSPELADAVEKELPGQVSATRHSARIAEALGGRQSGIVLVSDLDDGLKVVDAYAAEHLEIHTADAAAVAARVRNAGAIFVGTYAPVSLGDYLAGSNHVLPTGGCACHSSGLSVQSFLRGIHVVDYTRDALARSAAHVTVLADAEDLPAHGAAVRARFDWRVPTTETTE, encoded by the coding sequence GTGATTTCCCGTATTGACATGCGCGGTTCCCTCCCGGCGAACCTGCGCGACGTGCTGCCCCGCGCCGAGCTCGACGTCGAGGCCGCCCTGGAGAAGGTGCGGCCCATCTGCGACGACGTGCGCCATCGCGGCGTCGCGGCCGTACGGGAGCTGACCGCCAGGTTCGACGGCGTGGAGATCGCCACCACCCGCGTCCCGGCCGAGGAGATCGAGCGCGCCCTGGCCGAGCTCGACCCGCGGGTGCGGGCGGCGCTGGAGGAGTCGATCCGGCGGACCAGGCTGGTCCACCGCGACCAGCGGCGCGCCGACGTCACCACCCAGGTGGTGCCCGGCGGCACGGTCACCGAGCGGTGGGTCCCGGTCGACCGGGTGGGCCTCTACGTCCCCGGCGGCCGCGCGGTCTACCCCTCCAGCGTGGTCATGAACGTCGTCCCCGCCCAGGAGGCGGGCGTCACCTCGCTGGCCGTCACCAGCCCGGCCCAGAAGGAGTTCGGCGGGCTGCCGCACCCCACGATCCTCGCCGCCTGCGCCCTGCTCGGCGTCGAGGAGGTCTACAACGTGGGCGGCGCCCAGGCCGTGGCCATGTTCGCCTACGGCACCGAGGAGTGCGCGCCGGCCACCCTGGTCACCGGCCCGGGCAACATCTACGTCGCCGCCGCCAAGCGCCTGCTCAAGGGCCGCATCGGCATCGACTCCGAGGCCGGCCCGACCGAGATCGCGATCCTCGCCGACGAGACCGCCGACCCGGTGCACGTCGCCGCCGACCTGATCAGCCAGGCCGAGCACGACACGATCGCCGCCGCCGTGCTCGTCACCACCAGCCCAGAGCTGGCCGACGCCGTGGAGAAGGAGCTGCCGGGCCAGGTCTCGGCCACCCGCCACTCGGCGCGCATCGCCGAGGCGCTGGGCGGCAGGCAGTCCGGCATCGTGCTGGTGAGCGACCTCGACGACGGCCTGAAGGTCGTCGACGCCTACGCCGCCGAGCACCTGGAGATCCACACCGCCGACGCCGCCGCCGTGGCGGCGCGGGTGCGCAACGCGGGCGCGATCTTCGTGGGCACGTACGCGCCGGTCTCGCTCGGCGACTACCTCGCCGGCTCCAACCACGTGCTGCCCACGGGCGGCTGCGCCTGCCACTCCAGCGGCCTGTCGGTGCAGTCGTTCCTGCGCGGCATCCACGTCGTCGACTACACCCGCGACGCGCTGGCGCGCTCCGCCGCGCACGTCACGGTCCTGGCCGACGCCGAGGACCTGCCCGCGCACGGCGCCGCTGTCCGTGCCCGCTTCGACTGGCGTGTGCCTACCACGGAGACGACCGAGTGA
- a CDS encoding histidinol-phosphate transaminase, with protein sequence MNPDLKPGDVTLADLPIRDDLRGKSPYGAPQIDVPVRLNTNENPYPPPPELVADLAEEVRRQAGELNRYPDRDALALRADLAGYLGHGLRAEQVWAANGSNEVLQQILQAFGGHGRTAIGFEPSYSMHPIITGGTSTEWIRAVREDDFSIDPGKAVAAIEEHRPDVVFLTSPNNPTGTAQPLPVIEAVLRAAPGMVVVDEAYAEFAREGTPSALTLLPEHPRLIVTRTMSKAFAMAGTRVGYLAAHPAVVEALLLVRLPYHLSTLTQTAARVALRHRAELLGTVDALRRERDDTVAWLRAKGLRVADSDANFVLFGRFPDRRAVWEGLLERGVLIREVGPPEWLRVSIGTGEEMAAFRAALEGVL encoded by the coding sequence GTGAACCCCGACCTGAAGCCCGGCGACGTGACGCTCGCCGACCTGCCCATCCGCGACGACCTGAGGGGCAAGTCGCCCTACGGCGCTCCCCAGATCGACGTCCCGGTCCGGCTCAACACCAACGAGAACCCCTATCCGCCCCCGCCCGAGCTGGTCGCCGACCTCGCCGAGGAGGTGCGCAGGCAGGCGGGCGAGCTCAACCGCTACCCCGACCGCGACGCTCTCGCCCTGCGCGCCGACCTCGCCGGCTATCTCGGCCACGGGCTGCGCGCCGAGCAGGTGTGGGCGGCCAACGGCTCCAACGAGGTGCTCCAGCAGATTCTGCAGGCGTTCGGCGGCCACGGCCGCACGGCGATCGGGTTCGAGCCCTCCTACTCGATGCACCCGATCATCACCGGCGGCACCAGCACCGAGTGGATCAGGGCCGTCCGCGAGGACGACTTCTCCATCGACCCCGGCAAGGCGGTGGCGGCGATCGAGGAGCACCGCCCCGACGTCGTCTTCCTGACCTCGCCCAACAACCCGACCGGCACCGCGCAGCCGCTGCCCGTCATCGAGGCCGTGCTGCGGGCGGCGCCGGGCATGGTCGTGGTGGACGAGGCCTACGCCGAGTTCGCCCGCGAGGGCACGCCGTCGGCGCTGACGCTGCTGCCGGAGCACCCGCGGCTGATCGTCACCCGGACGATGTCCAAGGCGTTCGCCATGGCGGGCACCCGTGTCGGCTATCTGGCCGCGCATCCGGCGGTGGTCGAGGCGTTGCTGCTGGTGCGGCTGCCGTACCATCTGTCGACGCTCACCCAGACGGCGGCGCGGGTGGCGCTGCGCCACCGCGCGGAGCTGCTCGGCACGGTCGACGCGCTGCGCAGGGAGCGGGACGACACGGTGGCCTGGCTGCGCGCCAAGGGGCTGCGGGTCGCCGACTCCGACGCGAACTTCGTGTTGTTCGGCCGCTTCCCCGACCGGCGCGCGGTCTGGGAGGGGCTGCTGGAGCGGGGCGTGCTCATCCGTGAGGTGGGCCCGCCCGAATGGCTGCGGGTGTCGATCGGCACCGGCGAGGAGATGGCGGCCTTCCGCGCCGCCCTGGAAGGAGTCCTGTGA
- the hisB gene encoding imidazoleglycerol-phosphate dehydratase HisB encodes MSRVGRVERVTKETSVLVEVGLDGTGRVEVATGVGFFDHMLAQLGKHGLFDLTVKTEGDLHIDSHHTIEDTALALGAAFREALGDKSGIRRFGSASCPLDESLAQVTVDLSGRPYLVHTEPEGMAPMIGHDYDTTMTRHILESLVAQAAICLHVHVPYGRNAHHIVEAQFKALARALREASEPDPRATGVPSTKGVL; translated from the coding sequence GTGAGCCGCGTAGGCCGCGTCGAGCGCGTCACGAAGGAGACCTCGGTCCTGGTGGAGGTCGGCCTCGACGGCACCGGCCGGGTGGAGGTCGCGACGGGGGTCGGCTTCTTCGACCACATGCTGGCCCAGCTCGGCAAGCACGGGCTGTTCGACCTGACGGTGAAGACCGAGGGCGACCTGCACATCGACTCCCACCACACGATCGAGGACACCGCGCTCGCGCTGGGCGCCGCGTTCCGCGAGGCGCTGGGCGACAAGTCGGGCATCAGGCGGTTCGGCAGCGCGTCGTGCCCCCTGGACGAGTCCCTCGCGCAGGTCACCGTCGACCTGTCCGGCCGCCCCTACCTCGTGCACACCGAGCCCGAGGGCATGGCGCCGATGATCGGCCACGACTACGACACCACGATGACCCGCCACATCCTGGAGTCCCTGGTCGCCCAGGCCGCGATCTGCCTGCACGTGCACGTCCCCTACGGGCGCAACGCCCACCACATCGTCGAGGCCCAGTTCAAGGCGCTGGCGCGGGCGCTGCGGGAGGCGTCCGAGCCCGACCCGCGCGCGACGGGGGTGCCCAGCACCAAGGGCGTGCTGTGA
- the hisH gene encoding imidazole glycerol phosphate synthase subunit HisH encodes MKKNVVVLDYGSGNLRSAERALARAGAEVTVTADFDAAVEADGLVVPGVGAFAACMTGLRAVRGEQIVGRRLAGGRPVLGICVGMQILFARGVEHGVETEGCGEWPGTVERLDAPVLPHMGWNTVKAPAGSVLFAGLDAATRFYFVHSYGVREWELRAGEGFAEPVVTWAEHGVPFVAAVENGPLMATQFHPEKSGDAGATLLGNWLKTLD; translated from the coding sequence GTGAAGAAGAACGTCGTCGTCCTCGACTACGGCTCGGGCAACCTGCGCTCGGCCGAGCGCGCCCTCGCCAGGGCCGGCGCGGAGGTGACCGTGACCGCCGACTTCGACGCGGCGGTCGAGGCCGACGGGCTGGTGGTGCCCGGCGTGGGTGCGTTCGCCGCGTGCATGACCGGGCTGCGGGCCGTGCGCGGCGAGCAGATCGTCGGGCGGCGGCTGGCCGGCGGCCGGCCGGTGCTGGGCATCTGCGTCGGCATGCAGATCCTGTTCGCCCGCGGGGTCGAGCACGGCGTGGAGACAGAGGGCTGCGGCGAGTGGCCGGGCACGGTCGAGCGGCTGGACGCGCCCGTGCTGCCCCACATGGGCTGGAACACCGTCAAGGCACCCGCGGGGAGCGTGCTGTTCGCCGGGCTCGACGCCGCGACCCGCTTCTACTTCGTGCACTCCTACGGGGTGCGCGAGTGGGAGCTGCGCGCCGGCGAGGGGTTCGCCGAGCCGGTCGTCACCTGGGCCGAGCACGGGGTGCCGTTCGTCGCCGCCGTGGAGAACGGCCCGCTCATGGCCACCCAGTTCCACCCGGAGAAGTCCGGCGACGCCGGCGCCACCCTGCTGGGCAACTGGCTCAAGACCCTCGACTGA
- the priA gene encoding bifunctional 1-(5-phosphoribosyl)-5-((5-phosphoribosylamino)methylideneamino)imidazole-4-carboxamide isomerase/phosphoribosylanthranilate isomerase PriA, translated as MSLVLLPAVDVVAGQAVRLSQGEAGTETGYGEPLAAALAWQEAGAEWIHLVDLDAAFGRGDNRELIAEVIGRLDVNVELSGGIRDDASLAAALGTGCRRVNIGTAALENPEWCRKIIAEHGDRIAVGLDVRGTTLAARGWTQDAGDLWEVLDRLEADGCPRYVVTDVTKDGMLQGPNLDLYRRICARTDKPVIASGGVSSLDDLLALASLVPDGVEGAIVGKALYAHAFTLEKALAAVRV; from the coding sequence ATGTCGCTCGTACTGCTGCCCGCCGTGGACGTCGTGGCCGGCCAGGCCGTCCGCCTGAGCCAGGGCGAGGCCGGCACCGAGACCGGCTACGGCGAGCCGCTGGCCGCCGCGCTGGCCTGGCAGGAGGCCGGCGCCGAGTGGATCCACCTGGTGGACCTCGACGCGGCGTTCGGCCGGGGGGACAACCGCGAGCTGATCGCCGAGGTGATCGGCCGGCTGGACGTCAACGTGGAGCTGTCCGGCGGCATCCGCGACGACGCCTCCCTGGCCGCGGCCCTGGGCACCGGCTGCCGCCGGGTCAACATCGGCACGGCCGCGCTGGAGAACCCCGAGTGGTGCCGCAAGATCATCGCCGAGCACGGCGACCGCATCGCGGTGGGCCTGGACGTGCGCGGCACGACGCTGGCCGCCCGTGGCTGGACCCAGGACGCCGGCGACCTGTGGGAGGTGCTCGACCGGCTGGAGGCCGACGGCTGCCCCCGCTACGTCGTCACCGACGTCACCAAGGACGGCATGCTCCAGGGCCCCAACCTTGACCTTTACCGGCGAATCTGCGCACGAACCGACAAACCGGTCATCGCCAGCGGCGGTGTCTCCAGCCTCGATGACCTGCTCGCACTGGCTTCTCTCGTTCCCGACGGAGTGGAGGGCGCGATTGTGGGCAAGGCCCTCTACGCTCACGCGTTCACACTGGAAAAGGCGCTGGCCGCGGTACGCGTGTAG
- a CDS encoding Rid family hydrolase, which produces MSVSNDGMENTGPRIFSGGIWEERYGYARAVVVGERVIVSGCTATVEGEVRHVGDAYAQALTAIDIALEAVLMGGLTREDVVMVRYYVVEQRHFDIVGRAIGEAFGKVRPACTGVRVAGLVDPRMLVEIEIEALRA; this is translated from the coding sequence ATGAGCGTCAGCAACGACGGCATGGAGAACACCGGTCCGAGGATCTTCTCCGGAGGCATCTGGGAGGAGAGATACGGCTACGCCCGCGCCGTGGTCGTCGGGGAGCGGGTGATCGTGTCCGGGTGCACGGCCACGGTCGAGGGAGAGGTCCGTCACGTCGGCGACGCCTACGCGCAGGCGCTGACCGCGATCGACATCGCGCTGGAGGCCGTCCTGATGGGCGGGCTCACCCGCGAGGACGTCGTCATGGTCCGCTACTACGTGGTCGAGCAGCGCCACTTCGACATCGTCGGCCGGGCCATCGGCGAGGCGTTCGGCAAGGTGCGGCCCGCCTGCACAGGAGTACGGGTGGCCGGACTGGTCGACCCGAGAATGCTGGTCGAGATCGAAATCGAGGCACTGCGAGCATGA
- the hisF gene encoding imidazole glycerol phosphate synthase subunit HisF codes for MTVAVRVIPCLDVDAGRVVKGVNFENLRDAGDPVELARRYDEEGADELTFLDITASSGERETMLDVVRRTAEQVFIPLTVGGGVRSVDDINRLLRAGADKVSLNTAAISRPELLTEASRRFGAQCVVLSVDARRAPGTPSGFEVTTHGGRRGTGIDAVEWAARGEELGVGEILLNSMDGDGTLDGYDLEMLRAVRAAVRVPVIASGGAGRLEDFPPAVAAGADAVLAASVFHFGTLKISEVKDTLRMAGHSVR; via the coding sequence ATGACCGTAGCGGTACGAGTGATTCCCTGTCTCGACGTCGACGCCGGGCGGGTGGTCAAGGGCGTCAACTTCGAGAACCTGCGCGACGCGGGCGACCCCGTCGAGCTGGCCCGGCGCTATGACGAGGAGGGCGCCGACGAGCTGACCTTCCTCGACATCACCGCCTCCTCCGGCGAGCGGGAGACCATGCTCGACGTGGTGCGCAGGACCGCCGAGCAGGTGTTCATCCCGCTGACCGTCGGCGGCGGCGTGCGCTCGGTCGACGACATCAACCGGCTGCTGCGGGCCGGCGCCGACAAGGTGTCGCTCAACACCGCCGCCATCTCCCGGCCGGAGCTGCTGACCGAGGCGTCGCGGCGGTTCGGCGCCCAGTGCGTCGTGCTGTCGGTGGACGCCCGGCGCGCGCCCGGAACCCCGAGCGGGTTCGAGGTGACCACGCACGGCGGGCGGCGCGGCACCGGCATCGACGCCGTGGAGTGGGCGGCGCGCGGCGAGGAGCTGGGCGTGGGCGAGATCCTGCTCAACTCGATGGACGGCGACGGCACGCTCGACGGCTACGACCTGGAGATGCTGCGGGCGGTGCGCGCCGCCGTCCGGGTGCCGGTGATCGCCAGCGGCGGGGCCGGCCGGCTGGAGGACTTCCCGCCGGCGGTGGCGGCGGGCGCGGACGCCGTACTCGCGGCGTCGGTCTTTCACTTCGGCACGCTGAAGATCTCCGAGGTGAAGGACACCCTGCGGATGGCGGGCCACTCGGTCCGCTGA